One genomic region from Bufo bufo chromosome 3, aBufBuf1.1, whole genome shotgun sequence encodes:
- the ARFIP2 gene encoding arfaptin-2 isoform X9: MVRTSTPLLFRSPPLYTPLFYRHPLHCSSGLLRSTPHYSTDIHSTALQVSSALHPTMLRTFTPLLFRSPALFYRHPLHCFSGLLRSTPHYATDIHSTALQVSCTLLQTSTPLLFRHPPLCTPLFYRHPFLFRSSIDVCYTHSSSVDIRSKLSSSVDIRCMLSSSVDIRCMLSSSVDIRCMLSSSVDIRCMLSSSVDIRCMLSSSVDHFTLSFSVDIRSTLSFSVDVCYTVSCSVDVCSTLSSSVDIRSTLSSSVDICSTLSSSVDICSTLSSSVDIRSTFSSSVDIRSTLPSSVDIRSTLSSSVDIRSTLFSSVDIHSTLFSSVDIRSTLPSSVDIRSTLPSSVDIRSTLSSSVDIRSTLSSSVDIRSTFSSSVDIRSTLSSSVIVHCLQHFTLVL; this comes from the exons ATGGTACGGACATCCACTCCACTGCTCTTCAGGTCTCCTCCGCTTTACACCCCACTATTCTACAGACATCCACTCCACTGCTCTTCAGGTCTCCTCCGCTCTACACCCCACTATTCTACAGACATCCACTCCACTGCTCTTCAG GTCTCCTCCGCTCTACACCCCACTATGCTacggacattcactccactgctcTTCAGGTCTCCTGCACTCTTCTACAGACATCCACTCCACTGCTTTTCAGGTCTCCTCCGCTCTACACCCCACTATGCTACGGACATCCACTCCACTGCTCTTCAGGTCTCCTGCACTCTTCTACAGACATCCACTCCACTGCTCTTTAGGCATCCTCCGCTCTGCACCCCACTCTTCTACAGACATCCATTTCTCTTCAGATCATCTATAGACGTCTGCTATACGCACTCATCTTCTGTAGACATTCGATCTAAACTCTCCTCTTCTGTAGACATCCGCTGTATGCTCTCCTCTTCTGTAGACATCCGCTGTATGCTCTCCTCTTCTGTAGACATCCGCTGTATGCTCTCCTCTTCTGTAGACATCCGCTGTATGCTCTCCTCTTCTGTAGACATCCGCTGTATGCTCTCCTCTTCTGTAGACCACTTTACACTCTCCTTTTCTGTAGACATCCGCTCTACACTCTCCTTTTCTGTAGACGTCTGCTATACGGTCTCATGTTCTGTAGACGTCTGCTCTACACTCTCCTCTTCTGTAGACATCCGCTCTACACTCTCCTCTTCTGTAGACATCTGCTCTACACTCTCCTCTTCTGTAGACATCTGCTCTACACTCTCCTCTTCTGTAGACATCCGCTCTACATTCTCCTCTTCTGTAGACATCCGCTCTACACTCCCCTCTTCTGTAGACATCCGCTCTACGCTCTCCTCTTCTGTCGACATCCGCTCTACACTCTTCTCTTCTGTCGACATCCACTCTACACTCTTCTCTTCTGTCGACATCCGCTCTACACTCCCCTCTTCTGTAGACATCCGCTCTACACTCCCCTCTTCTGTAGACATCCGCTCTACACTCTCCTCTTCTGTAGACATCCGCTCTACACTCTCCTCTTCTGTAGACATCCGCTCTACATTCTCCTCTTCTGTAGACATCCGCTCTACGCTCTCCTCTTCTGTTATTGTGCATTGCCTGCAGCACTTCACGCTGGTTCTCTAG
- the ARFIP2 gene encoding arfaptin-2 isoform X8: MVRTSTPLLFRSPPLYTPLFYRHPLHCSSGLLRSTPHYSTDIHSTALQVSSTLLQTSTPLLFRSPPLYTPLCYGHSLHCSSGLLRSTPHYATDIHSTALQVSCTLLQTSTPLLFRHPPLCTPLFYRHPFLFRSSIDVCYTHSSSVDIRSKLSSSVDIRCMLSSSVDIRCMLSSSVDIRCMLSSSVDIRCMLSSSVDIRCMLSSSVDHFTLSFSVDIRSTLSFSVDVCYTVSCSVDVCSTLSSSVDIRSTLSSSVDICSTLSSSVDICSTLSSSVDIRSTFSSSVDIRSTLPSSVDIRSTLSSSVDIRSTLFSSVDIHSTLFSSVDIRSTLPSSVDIRSTLPSSVDIRSTLSSSVDIRSTLSSSVDIRSTFSSSVDIRSTLSSSVIVHCLQHFTLVL, encoded by the exons ATGGTACGGACATCCACTCCACTGCTCTTCAGGTCTCCTCCGCTTTACACCCCACTATTCTACAGACATCCACTCCACTGCTCTTCAGGTCTCCTCCGCTCTACACCCCACTATTCTACAGACATCCACTCCACTGCTCTTCAG GTCTCCTCCACTCTTCTACAGACATCCACTCCACTGCTTTTCAGGTCTCCTCCGCTCTACACCCCACTATGCTacggacattcactccactgctcTTCAG GTCTCCTCCGCTCTACACCCCACTATGCTACGGACATCCACTCCACTGCTCTTCAGGTCTCCTGCACTCTTCTACAGACATCCACTCCACTGCTCTTTAGGCATCCTCCGCTCTGCACCCCACTCTTCTACAGACATCCATTTCTCTTCAGATCATCTATAGACGTCTGCTATACGCACTCATCTTCTGTAGACATTCGATCTAAACTCTCCTCTTCTGTAGACATCCGCTGTATGCTCTCCTCTTCTGTAGACATCCGCTGTATGCTCTCCTCTTCTGTAGACATCCGCTGTATGCTCTCCTCTTCTGTAGACATCCGCTGTATGCTCTCCTCTTCTGTAGACATCCGCTGTATGCTCTCCTCTTCTGTAGACCACTTTACACTCTCCTTTTCTGTAGACATCCGCTCTACACTCTCCTTTTCTGTAGACGTCTGCTATACGGTCTCATGTTCTGTAGACGTCTGCTCTACACTCTCCTCTTCTGTAGACATCCGCTCTACACTCTCCTCTTCTGTAGACATCTGCTCTACACTCTCCTCTTCTGTAGACATCTGCTCTACACTCTCCTCTTCTGTAGACATCCGCTCTACATTCTCCTCTTCTGTAGACATCCGCTCTACACTCCCCTCTTCTGTAGACATCCGCTCTACGCTCTCCTCTTCTGTCGACATCCGCTCTACACTCTTCTCTTCTGTCGACATCCACTCTACACTCTTCTCTTCTGTCGACATCCGCTCTACACTCCCCTCTTCTGTAGACATCCGCTCTACACTCCCCTCTTCTGTAGACATCCGCTCTACACTCTCCTCTTCTGTAGACATCCGCTCTACACTCTCCTCTTCTGTAGACATCCGCTCTACATTCTCCTCTTCTGTAGACATCCGCTCTACGCTCTCCTCTTCTGTTATTGTGCATTGCCTGCAGCACTTCACGCTGGTTCTCTAG
- the ARFIP2 gene encoding arfaptin-2 isoform X11: MDIHSTALQVSSTLHPTILQTSTPLLFRSPPLFYRHPLHCSSGLLCSSTDIHSTALQVSSALHPTLLQTSTPLLFRSPPLYTPLFYRHPLHCSSGLLHSTPHYSTDIHSTALQVSSALHPTILQTSTPLLFRSPPLYTPLFYRHPLHCSSGPPRSAPHSFTDIHSTALQVSSTLLQTSTPLLFRSPPLYTPLCYGHSLHCSSGLLRSTPHYATDIHSTALQVSCTLLQTSTPLLFRHPPLCTPLFYRHPFLFRSSIDVCYTHSSSVDIRSKLSSSVDIRCMLSSSVDIRCMLSSSVDIRCMLSSSVDIRCMLSSSVDIRCMLSSSVDHFTLSFSVDIRSTLSFSVDVCYTVSCSVDVCSTLSSSVDIRSTLSSSVDICSTLSSSVDICSTLSSSVDIRSTFSSSVDIRSTLPSSVDIRSTLSSSVDIRSTLFSSVDIHSTLFSSVDIRSTLPSSVDIRSTLPSSVDIRSTLSSSVDIRSTLSSSVDIRSTFSSSVDIRSTLSSSVIVHCLQHFTLVL, translated from the exons ATGGACATCCACTCCACTGCTCTTCAG GTCTCCTCCACTCTACACCCCACTATTCTACAGACATCCACTCCACTGCTCTTCAGGTCTCCTCCACTCTTCTACAGACATCCACTCCACTGCTCTTCAGGTCTCCTCTGCTCTTCTACAGACATCCACTCCACTGCTCTTCAGGTCTCCTCCGCTCTGCACCCCACTCTTTTACAGACATCCACTCCACTGCTCTTCAGGTCTCCTCCACTCTACACCCCACTCTTTTACAGACATCCACTCCACTGCTCTTCAGGTCTCCTCCACTCTACACCCCATTATTCTACGGACATCCACTCCACTGCTCTTCAGGTCTCCTCCGCTCTACACCCCACTATTCTACAGACATCCACTCCACTGCTCTTCAG GTCTCCTCCGCTCTACACCCCACTATTCTACAGACATCCACTCCACTGCTCTTCAGGTCCCCCCCGCTCTGCACCCCATTCTTTTACAGACATCCACTCCACTGCTCTTCAGGTCTCCTCCACTCTTCTACAGACATCCACTCCACTGCTTTTCAGGTCTCCTCCGCTCTACACCCCACTATGCTacggacattcactccactgctcTTCAG GTCTCCTCCGCTCTACACCCCACTATGCTACGGACATCCACTCCACTGCTCTTCAGGTCTCCTGCACTCTTCTACAGACATCCACTCCACTGCTCTTTAGGCATCCTCCGCTCTGCACCCCACTCTTCTACAGACATCCATTTCTCTTCAGATCATCTATAGACGTCTGCTATACGCACTCATCTTCTGTAGACATTCGATCTAAACTCTCCTCTTCTGTAGACATCCGCTGTATGCTCTCCTCTTCTGTAGACATCCGCTGTATGCTCTCCTCTTCTGTAGACATCCGCTGTATGCTCTCCTCTTCTGTAGACATCCGCTGTATGCTCTCCTCTTCTGTAGACATCCGCTGTATGCTCTCCTCTTCTGTAGACCACTTTACACTCTCCTTTTCTGTAGACATCCGCTCTACACTCTCCTTTTCTGTAGACGTCTGCTATACGGTCTCATGTTCTGTAGACGTCTGCTCTACACTCTCCTCTTCTGTAGACATCCGCTCTACACTCTCCTCTTCTGTAGACATCTGCTCTACACTCTCCTCTTCTGTAGACATCTGCTCTACACTCTCCTCTTCTGTAGACATCCGCTCTACATTCTCCTCTTCTGTAGACATCCGCTCTACACTCCCCTCTTCTGTAGACATCCGCTCTACGCTCTCCTCTTCTGTCGACATCCGCTCTACACTCTTCTCTTCTGTCGACATCCACTCTACACTCTTCTCTTCTGTCGACATCCGCTCTACACTCCCCTCTTCTGTAGACATCCGCTCTACACTCCCCTCTTCTGTAGACATCCGCTCTACACTCTCCTCTTCTGTAGACATCCGCTCTACACTCTCCTCTTCTGTAGACATCCGCTCTACATTCTCCTCTTCTGTAGACATCCGCTCTACGCTCTCCTCTTCTGTTATTGTGCATTGCCTGCAGCACTTCACGCTGGTTCTCTAG